The Oncorhynchus clarkii lewisi isolate Uvic-CL-2024 chromosome 29, UVic_Ocla_1.0, whole genome shotgun sequence genome contains a region encoding:
- the LOC139388330 gene encoding LIM/homeobox protein Lhx3-like isoform X1, whose amino-acid sequence MLLEHPGSSCQNPGNFSRYSAEIPVCAGCNQHIVDRFILKVLDRHWHSKCLKCSDCQSQLADKCFSREDRVYCKEDFFKRFGTKCAACQQGIPPTQVVRRAQDFVYHLHCFACIVCKRQLATGDEYYLMEDSRLVCKADYETAKQREADSTAKRPRTTITAKQLETLKNAYNNSPKPARHVREQLSSETGLDMRVVQVWFQNRRAKEKRLKKDAGRQRWGQYFRNMKRSRGSSKSDKDSIQEEGMDSDAEVSFTDEPPMSELSHSNGIYSGLSESSLAMGGRQESSHGPFPLEHGVLQSQDQYHNIRSSSPYGLPQSPGSLQSLPRHQPPISSLVYPDSGLSIMTQGGAPGLNPGMRGVLGGANGPSSDLSTGSSGGYPDFPASPASWLDEVDHGQF is encoded by the exons agATTCCTGTATGCGCGGGCTGTAATCAACACATCGTGGACCGCTTCATCCTCAAAGTGCTGGACCGCCATTGGCACAGCAAGTGCCTGAAATGCAGCGACTGCCAATCCCAACTAGCGGACAAGTGCTTCAGCCGGGAAGATAGAGTCTACTGCAAAGAAGACTTTTTTAA GAGATTTGGGACCAAATGTGCCGCGTGTCAGCAAGGTATTCCGCCGACGCAAGTGGTGAGGAGAGCGCAGGATTTCGTGTACCACCTGCACTGCTTCGCGTGCATCGTGTGCAAAAGGCAGCTCGCGACAGGTGACGAGTACTACTTGATGGAGGACAGCAGACTCGTGTGCAAGGCTGACTACGAAACCGCCaaacagagag AGGCAGACTCAACAGCGAAAAGGCCACGAACGACTATCACCGCCAAACAGCTCGAGACCCTGAAAAACGCTTACAACAACTCTCCAAAACCTGCCCGCCACGTACGAGAACAGCTATCGTCAGAAACCGGCCTAGATATGCGGGTTGTTCAG GTGTGGTTTCAGAACAGGCGAGCAAAAGAGAAGAGGCTGAAGAAGGATGCAGGCAGACAGAGGTGGGGACAGTACTTCCGCAACATGAAGAGGTCGCGAGGCAGTTCAAAATCAGACAAGGACAGCATCCAGGAGGAGGGCATGGACAGCGACGCTGAGGTTTCCTTTACAG ATGAGCCACCCATGTCGGAGCTCAGCCACTCCAACGGCATCTACAGTGGCCTGAGCGAGTCGTCCCTGGCCATGGGGGGCCGCCAGGAGAGCAGCCACGGCCCCTTCCCCCTAGAGCATGGAGTCCTCCAGTCCCAGGACCAGTACCACAACATCCGCTCCAGCAGCCCTTACGGCCTACCCCAGTCCCCAGGCTCGCTTCAGTCCCTGCCCAGGCACCAGCCCCCCATCTCCAGCCTGGTCTACCCTGACTCTGGCCTGTCCATCATGACCCAAGGCGGGGCCCCCGGGCTGAACCCAGGCATGAGAGGAGTGTTGGGTGGCGCTAACGGCCCCAGCTCCGATCTGTCTACTGGCAGCAGTGGGGGCTACCCAGACTTCCCAGCGAGCCCAGCTTCCTGGTTGGATGAAGTGGACCACGGCCAGTTTTGA
- the LOC139388173 gene encoding sericin-2-like, protein MCASSTHRVSSTPPQPGTSCASSPHLPCEGCHLSRTCCASSTLQASCASPQPGTPCASSTHQASCASPLSGTPCASSTHQTSCASPLSGTSCAGSTHQASCASPQPGTSCASSTHQASCDGLQSRASSDGLQSRASSDGLQSGASGDDPGPGASGDDPRSGSSGDDPRSGSCGDDPRSCSSGDDPRSSSSGDDLRAVASSDDPWPGSSGDDPWSGSSGDDPWSGASGDDPRTRVATEVVGSASGAPHRSRHRG, encoded by the coding sequence ATGTGTGCCAGTTCTACGCACCgtgtctccagtacgcctccacagcccggtacgtcctgtgccagctccccgcacttgccgtgtgaaggttgtcatctgtccaggacatgttgtgccagctctacgctccaggcCTCCTGTGCGTCTCCCCAGCCCGGAAcgccctgtgccagctccacgcaccaggcctcttGTGCGTCTCCCCTGTCCGGTAcgccctgtgccagctccacgcaccagacCTCTTGTGCGTCTCCCctgtccggtacgtcctgtgccggctccacgcaccaggcctcctgtgcgtctccccagcctggtacatcctgtgccagctccacccACCAGGCCTCCtgcgacggtctgcagtccagagcctccagcgacggtctgcagtccagagcctccagcgacggtctgcagtccggagcctccggcgacgatccaggGCCCGGAGCCTctggcgatgatccacggtccggttcctccggcgacgatccgcGGTCCGGTTCCtgcggcgacgatccacggtcctgTTCCtctggcgacgatccacggtccagtTCTTCAGGCGATGATCTACGGGCCGTAGCTTCCagcgatgatccatggcccggttcctccggcgacgatccatggtctggttcctccggcgacgatccatggtccggagcttccggcgacgatcCCCGCACCAGAGTCGCCACCGAAGTGGTCGGATCCGCGAGTGGAgccccgcaccggagccgccaccgaggatAG
- the LOC139388330 gene encoding LIM/homeobox protein Lhx3-like isoform X2 codes for MQKIPVCAGCNQHIVDRFILKVLDRHWHSKCLKCSDCQSQLADKCFSREDRVYCKEDFFKRFGTKCAACQQGIPPTQVVRRAQDFVYHLHCFACIVCKRQLATGDEYYLMEDSRLVCKADYETAKQREADSTAKRPRTTITAKQLETLKNAYNNSPKPARHVREQLSSETGLDMRVVQVWFQNRRAKEKRLKKDAGRQRWGQYFRNMKRSRGSSKSDKDSIQEEGMDSDAEVSFTDEPPMSELSHSNGIYSGLSESSLAMGGRQESSHGPFPLEHGVLQSQDQYHNIRSSSPYGLPQSPGSLQSLPRHQPPISSLVYPDSGLSIMTQGGAPGLNPGMRGVLGGANGPSSDLSTGSSGGYPDFPASPASWLDEVDHGQF; via the exons agATTCCTGTATGCGCGGGCTGTAATCAACACATCGTGGACCGCTTCATCCTCAAAGTGCTGGACCGCCATTGGCACAGCAAGTGCCTGAAATGCAGCGACTGCCAATCCCAACTAGCGGACAAGTGCTTCAGCCGGGAAGATAGAGTCTACTGCAAAGAAGACTTTTTTAA GAGATTTGGGACCAAATGTGCCGCGTGTCAGCAAGGTATTCCGCCGACGCAAGTGGTGAGGAGAGCGCAGGATTTCGTGTACCACCTGCACTGCTTCGCGTGCATCGTGTGCAAAAGGCAGCTCGCGACAGGTGACGAGTACTACTTGATGGAGGACAGCAGACTCGTGTGCAAGGCTGACTACGAAACCGCCaaacagagag AGGCAGACTCAACAGCGAAAAGGCCACGAACGACTATCACCGCCAAACAGCTCGAGACCCTGAAAAACGCTTACAACAACTCTCCAAAACCTGCCCGCCACGTACGAGAACAGCTATCGTCAGAAACCGGCCTAGATATGCGGGTTGTTCAG GTGTGGTTTCAGAACAGGCGAGCAAAAGAGAAGAGGCTGAAGAAGGATGCAGGCAGACAGAGGTGGGGACAGTACTTCCGCAACATGAAGAGGTCGCGAGGCAGTTCAAAATCAGACAAGGACAGCATCCAGGAGGAGGGCATGGACAGCGACGCTGAGGTTTCCTTTACAG ATGAGCCACCCATGTCGGAGCTCAGCCACTCCAACGGCATCTACAGTGGCCTGAGCGAGTCGTCCCTGGCCATGGGGGGCCGCCAGGAGAGCAGCCACGGCCCCTTCCCCCTAGAGCATGGAGTCCTCCAGTCCCAGGACCAGTACCACAACATCCGCTCCAGCAGCCCTTACGGCCTACCCCAGTCCCCAGGCTCGCTTCAGTCCCTGCCCAGGCACCAGCCCCCCATCTCCAGCCTGGTCTACCCTGACTCTGGCCTGTCCATCATGACCCAAGGCGGGGCCCCCGGGCTGAACCCAGGCATGAGAGGAGTGTTGGGTGGCGCTAACGGCCCCAGCTCCGATCTGTCTACTGGCAGCAGTGGGGGCTACCCAGACTTCCCAGCGAGCCCAGCTTCCTGGTTGGATGAAGTGGACCACGGCCAGTTTTGA